One genomic window of Xanthobacter dioxanivorans includes the following:
- the rimP gene encoding ribosome maturation factor RimP, with the protein MTEINAVLDDPNEPRLITETGVAARVAAIAAGVLGTLGYRLVRVKVTNRDGGTVQIMAERPDGTMSIDDCEAASRALSPVLDVEDPISSAYRLEMSSPGIDRPLVRLSDFVRWAGHEVKVEMAHAVDTRKRFRGILIGAEGDMAVVRRTDARADEEATVRLPLADIHDARLVLTDALIREALRAAKAAGQALDEEAEAFLDGEEEGDADADEAPTDETPAPVAPARKPASTKQASGKPVANKGATGKVAGKKAKGAKPTSKKSNAKKKSGFEATPASTVKETH; encoded by the coding sequence ATGACCGAGATCAACGCCGTGCTCGACGATCCCAACGAGCCGCGCCTCATCACCGAAACCGGGGTGGCCGCCCGCGTGGCCGCCATCGCCGCCGGCGTGCTCGGCACGCTCGGCTACCGGCTCGTCCGCGTGAAGGTGACGAACCGCGACGGCGGCACCGTGCAGATCATGGCCGAGCGTCCCGACGGCACCATGAGCATCGACGATTGCGAGGCCGCATCCCGCGCCCTCTCACCCGTGCTCGATGTGGAAGATCCCATTTCCAGCGCGTATCGCCTGGAAATGTCCTCCCCCGGCATCGACCGCCCGCTGGTGCGCCTGTCGGACTTCGTCCGCTGGGCCGGCCACGAGGTGAAGGTGGAGATGGCCCACGCCGTGGACACGCGCAAGCGCTTCCGCGGCATCCTCATCGGCGCCGAGGGCGACATGGCTGTGGTCCGCCGCACTGACGCGCGGGCCGACGAGGAAGCCACCGTCCGCCTGCCGCTGGCCGACATCCACGACGCCCGCCTGGTGCTCACCGACGCCCTCATCCGCGAGGCCCTGCGCGCCGCCAAGGCCGCCGGCCAGGCCCTCGACGAGGAGGCGGAAGCCTTCCTCGATGGCGAGGAGGAGGGCGATGCGGACGCGGACGAGGCGCCGACCGACGAGACGCCCGCCCCCGTGGCCCCGGCGCGCAAGCCGGCGTCCACCAAGCAGGCGTCCGGCAAGCCGGTCGCCAACAAGGGCGCCACCGGCAAGGTCGCGGGCAAGAAGGCCAAGGGTGCCAAGCCCACGTCCAAGAAGTCCAACGCCAAGAAGAAATCCGGCTTCGAGGCCACACCCGCCAGCACCGTGAAGGAGACGCACTGA
- the nusA gene encoding transcription termination factor NusA translates to MVAVSANRLELLQIADAVAREKSIDRGIVIAAMEDAIAKAARSRYGQETDIHADINPKTGELRLARHLLVVDEVENTATEITLDGARRHNPAAQVGDTIADTLPPFDFGRIAAQSAKQVIVQKVREAERDRQYDEYKDRIGDVVNGLIKRVEYGNVVVDLGRGEGILRRDELLPRETVKTGDRIRAYVYDVRREPRGPQIFLSRTHPQFMAKLFAQEVPEIYDGIVEIKAVARDPGSRAKIAVISRDSSVDPVGACVGMRGSRVQAVVNELQGEKIDIIPWNNDIATFIVNALAPAEVVKVVLDEDRERIEVVVPDAQLSLAIGRRGQNVRLATQLTGWDIDIMTEQEESERRQKEFAERTKMFSEALDLDEMMGQLLSSEGFASVEEIAYVPINELASIEGFDEDTAAELQARALKHLAEVEEALNARSKELGVADDLKAVPGVTSKMLVAFGENDIKSVEDLAGCATDDLTGWTERKDGETVRHAGALDGFEFSREDAEALIMQARVTAGWIEADEPAAEGEDAAAADEA, encoded by the coding sequence ATGGTTGCCGTCAGCGCAAACCGGCTGGAACTCCTGCAGATCGCCGACGCGGTCGCGCGGGAAAAGTCCATCGACCGCGGCATCGTGATCGCCGCCATGGAGGATGCCATCGCCAAGGCGGCGCGCTCGCGCTACGGCCAGGAGACGGACATCCACGCCGACATCAATCCCAAGACCGGCGAGTTGCGCCTCGCGCGCCATCTGCTGGTGGTGGACGAGGTGGAGAACACCGCCACCGAGATCACGCTGGACGGCGCCCGCCGCCACAATCCGGCGGCGCAGGTGGGCGACACCATCGCCGACACCCTGCCGCCCTTCGATTTCGGCCGCATCGCGGCGCAGAGCGCCAAGCAGGTCATCGTGCAGAAGGTGCGCGAGGCCGAGCGCGACCGGCAGTATGACGAGTACAAGGACCGCATCGGCGACGTGGTCAACGGCCTCATCAAGCGGGTCGAGTACGGCAACGTGGTGGTGGATCTCGGCCGCGGCGAAGGCATCCTGCGCCGCGACGAGCTGCTGCCGCGCGAGACGGTGAAGACCGGCGACCGCATCCGCGCCTATGTCTACGACGTGCGCCGCGAGCCGCGCGGCCCGCAGATCTTCCTGTCGCGCACCCATCCGCAGTTCATGGCGAAGCTGTTCGCCCAGGAAGTGCCGGAGATCTACGACGGCATCGTCGAGATCAAGGCGGTGGCCCGCGACCCCGGCTCCCGCGCCAAGATCGCCGTCATCTCCCGCGACAGCTCGGTGGACCCGGTGGGCGCCTGCGTCGGCATGCGCGGATCGCGCGTGCAGGCGGTGGTGAACGAGCTGCAGGGCGAGAAGATCGACATCATCCCCTGGAACAACGACATCGCCACCTTCATCGTCAACGCCCTTGCCCCCGCCGAGGTGGTCAAGGTGGTGCTCGACGAGGATCGCGAGCGCATCGAGGTGGTGGTGCCCGACGCCCAGCTGTCGCTGGCCATCGGCCGCCGCGGCCAGAACGTGCGCCTCGCCACCCAGCTCACCGGCTGGGACATCGACATCATGACCGAGCAGGAAGAGAGCGAGCGGCGGCAGAAGGAATTCGCCGAGCGCACCAAGATGTTCTCCGAGGCGCTCGATCTCGACGAGATGATGGGCCAGTTGCTCTCCTCCGAAGGCTTCGCCTCGGTGGAGGAGATCGCCTACGTGCCGATCAACGAGCTCGCCTCCATCGAGGGCTTCGACGAGGACACCGCGGCGGAGCTGCAGGCCCGCGCCCTCAAGCACCTCGCCGAGGTGGAAGAGGCCCTGAACGCCCGCAGCAAGGAGCTGGGCGTCGCGGACGACCTCAAGGCGGTGCCGGGCGTGACGTCCAAGATGCTGGTCGCCTTCGGCGAGAACGATATCAAGAGCGTCGAGGACCTCGCCGGCTGCGCCACGGACGACCTCACCGGCTGGACCGAGCGCAAGGACGGCGAGACGGTTCGCCATGCCGGCGCGCTCGACGGCTTCGAGTTCTCCCGCGAGGACGCCGAGGCCCTGATCATGCAGGCCCGTGTCACCGCCGGCTGGATCGAGGCCGACGAGCCGGCAGCGGAAGGCGAAGACGCCGCCGCTGCCGACGAAGCCTGA
- a CDS encoding RNA-binding protein, whose protein sequence is MLATMDEDETDGGPRSLGSPRAPLSRLCLATRRVTPVAEMLRFVVGPDGQIVPDLGAKLPGRGAWVSATRADFETALKRKAFGRAFKGKGTAAAGLADLVDLLLDKDARSSLSLANKAGKVVTGHTKVEAALASGDAQVLLHAADARPDGVRKLNALVRQVENAGSRPVTIIDCFPGIELDLALGRSNVVHAALLAHPTTAGFLGRCQKLGRWRTGASGSDGHGQGESQAHVTGRMQGTDTE, encoded by the coding sequence GTGCTCGCAACGATGGACGAGGACGAGACGGACGGGGGACCGCGGAGCCTAGGCTCGCCGCGCGCGCCGCTGTCGCGCCTGTGCCTCGCCACGCGGCGAGTCACCCCGGTTGCGGAAATGCTGCGCTTCGTGGTGGGGCCGGACGGCCAGATCGTCCCGGACCTCGGCGCTAAGCTGCCGGGGCGTGGCGCCTGGGTGAGCGCCACGCGTGCCGACTTCGAGACGGCACTGAAGCGCAAGGCCTTCGGCCGCGCCTTCAAGGGCAAGGGAACGGCCGCCGCCGGCCTTGCCGATCTCGTGGACCTGCTTCTCGACAAGGACGCCCGCAGTTCCCTCTCCCTTGCCAACAAGGCGGGCAAGGTGGTGACGGGCCATACGAAAGTGGAGGCGGCTCTCGCCTCCGGCGACGCGCAGGTGCTCCTGCACGCCGCGGACGCGCGCCCGGACGGCGTGCGCAAGCTGAATGCCCTCGTGCGTCAGGTGGAAAATGCCGGTTCTCGTCCGGTGACCATCATCGATTGCTTTCCAGGCATCGAATTGGACTTGGCGTTGGGGCGGTCAAATGTGGTACATGCGGCGCTGCTCGCGCATCCGACGACCGCAGGATTTCTCGGGCGCTGCCAAAAGCTCGGGCGCTGGCGGACGGGTGCGTCCGGCAGCGACGGGCATGGGCAGGGCGAGAGCCAGGCGCATGTTACCGGCCGGATGCAAGGAACGGATACGGAATGA
- the infB gene encoding translation initiation factor IF-2, which yields MNDTKTPGDKTLHPAPGKTLTLKRPVEQGTVRQSFSHGRSKAVVVEKVKRRVIAPGEAGHVAGHAAPAATPAAPAAPRPAAASPAPAAPVQAKAPAAPAPAAPTPVTPAPAAAAPAAPAPAPVAPAAAPAAPAPSTPAPVEAKSAAPAPPAPVAPPAAEAPAPAAPAEPVPAVAAAPVATAPVMTAPAPSAPSAPATVASKAPAPSAPARSAQPAGARPAEGARTGSSASSRPGSAAGQTSSRPGTQGRPGQQPPRSGGPGADRRPGGGGPARPGNQRPGGSGVVLRTLTEEERNARASALADARVREVEERRMAEERRVAEDEARRRAERERVERAEREAAEARKREEESRRAQEDESKRRAEQEARKRFGGEEQGSRPAGTTGAGAGATAARPLTSRPAGTAAGAEAEAEEERRGAVRRGPGARPVAPVKVPRAPAGQEKQRGRLTLVTALSGEEERQRSLASFRRRTQRMTGHRQQESKEKILREVILPETITIQELANRMSERAVDVIRMLMKQGQMLKITDVVDADTAELIATDLGHTVRRVSESDVEEGLFDTPDAIETLVPRPAVVTIMGHVDHGKTSLLDAIRKANVVSGEAGGITQHIGAYQVTAPSGSKITFIDTPGHAAFTAMRARGAKVTDIVVLVVAADDGVMPQTVEAINHARAARVPLIVAINKIDKPGAKPERVRSELLQYEVQVESMGGETLEVEVSAKEHLNLDKLLEAIALQSELLDLRANPNRDAEGTVVEAKLDRGRGPVATVLVQRGTLKVGDIVVAGAEWGRVRALISDTGANVDAAGPSFPVEVLGFNGTPEAGDRLAVVENEARAREITDYRQRQKREKAAARSATIRGSLEQMMSQVKATGRKEFPLIIKGDVSGSVEAIIGSLEKLGNDEVQARIIHSGAGGINESDVTLAETSGAAIIAFNVRANKEARDAAERAGIEIRYYNIIYDLVDDVKKAMSGLLAPINRETMLGNALIKEIFAVSKVGKVAGCQVTDGIVERGQHVRLIRDNVVIHEGKLATLNRFKDAVNVVHAGQDCGMSFENYQDMRAGDVIECYRVEVIQRSL from the coding sequence ATGAACGATACGAAGACCCCAGGCGACAAGACGCTGCATCCCGCCCCCGGCAAGACGCTCACCCTGAAGCGCCCGGTGGAGCAGGGGACGGTGCGCCAGAGCTTCAGCCACGGCCGCTCCAAGGCGGTCGTGGTGGAGAAGGTGAAGCGCCGCGTCATCGCCCCAGGTGAAGCAGGACACGTCGCGGGTCATGCGGCCCCCGCCGCGACCCCGGCTGCGCCCGCCGCGCCGCGTCCGGCGGCCGCGAGCCCCGCGCCGGCCGCCCCGGTGCAGGCCAAGGCCCCGGCTGCTCCCGCTCCTGCGGCGCCGACCCCCGTGACCCCGGCCCCCGCCGCTGCGGCGCCTGCCGCGCCGGCACCTGCGCCTGTGGCTCCTGCGGCGGCCCCCGCCGCGCCGGCTCCGAGCACGCCCGCTCCGGTCGAGGCCAAATCTGCGGCCCCGGCGCCGCCCGCGCCTGTCGCACCACCGGCGGCCGAAGCTCCGGCCCCGGCTGCACCTGCCGAGCCCGTGCCGGCTGTCGCCGCAGCTCCTGTTGCGACGGCTCCCGTGATGACGGCTCCGGCGCCGAGCGCTCCGTCTGCGCCGGCCACCGTGGCATCCAAGGCTCCGGCGCCGTCCGCGCCGGCGCGTTCCGCCCAGCCTGCCGGCGCACGCCCGGCGGAAGGCGCCCGCACGGGTTCGTCGGCCTCGTCCCGCCCCGGTTCCGCCGCTGGCCAGACGTCGTCGCGGCCCGGTACCCAGGGCCGTCCCGGCCAGCAGCCGCCGCGCTCCGGGGGACCCGGCGCCGATCGCCGTCCCGGCGGCGGCGGTCCGGCCCGTCCGGGCAACCAGCGCCCCGGCGGTTCCGGCGTGGTGCTGCGCACCCTGACCGAGGAAGAACGCAACGCCCGCGCCAGCGCCCTTGCCGATGCCCGCGTCCGCGAGGTCGAAGAGCGGCGCATGGCCGAGGAGCGCCGTGTCGCCGAGGACGAGGCCCGCCGTCGTGCCGAGCGCGAGCGCGTCGAGCGCGCCGAGCGCGAGGCCGCCGAGGCCCGCAAGCGCGAGGAAGAATCCCGCCGCGCCCAGGAAGATGAGAGCAAGCGCCGCGCCGAGCAGGAGGCGCGCAAGCGCTTCGGCGGCGAGGAGCAGGGCTCCCGTCCGGCCGGCACCACCGGCGCGGGCGCCGGCGCCACCGCCGCACGGCCGCTCACGTCCCGTCCCGCCGGCACCGCCGCCGGGGCCGAGGCCGAGGCCGAGGAGGAGCGCCGTGGCGCCGTCCGCCGCGGCCCCGGCGCACGCCCGGTCGCTCCGGTCAAGGTGCCCCGCGCCCCCGCCGGGCAGGAGAAGCAGCGTGGCCGCCTGACCCTGGTCACCGCCTTGTCCGGCGAGGAGGAGCGCCAGCGCTCGCTCGCGTCGTTCCGCCGCCGCACCCAGCGCATGACCGGCCACCGGCAGCAGGAGAGCAAGGAAAAGATCCTGCGCGAGGTGATCCTGCCCGAGACCATCACCATCCAGGAGCTCGCCAACCGCATGTCGGAGCGGGCGGTGGACGTGATCCGGATGCTGATGAAGCAGGGCCAGATGCTGAAGATCACGGACGTGGTCGACGCAGACACGGCCGAACTCATCGCCACCGATCTCGGCCATACGGTGCGCCGCGTTTCGGAATCCGACGTCGAGGAAGGCCTGTTCGACACGCCGGACGCCATCGAGACCCTGGTGCCGCGTCCGGCCGTGGTGACCATCATGGGCCACGTCGACCACGGCAAGACCTCGCTTCTGGACGCCATCCGCAAGGCCAACGTGGTCTCCGGGGAAGCCGGCGGCATCACCCAGCATATCGGCGCCTATCAGGTGACCGCGCCCTCGGGCAGCAAGATCACCTTCATCGACACCCCCGGCCACGCCGCCTTCACCGCCATGCGCGCCCGCGGCGCCAAGGTGACGGACATCGTGGTGCTGGTGGTGGCGGCCGACGACGGCGTGATGCCCCAGACGGTGGAAGCCATCAACCACGCCCGCGCGGCGCGCGTGCCGCTGATCGTGGCCATCAACAAGATCGACAAGCCCGGCGCCAAGCCCGAGCGCGTGCGCTCCGAACTGCTTCAGTATGAAGTGCAGGTGGAGAGCATGGGCGGCGAGACGCTCGAGGTGGAGGTCTCCGCCAAGGAGCATCTCAACCTCGACAAGCTCTTGGAGGCGATCGCCCTCCAGTCCGAACTGCTCGATCTGCGCGCCAATCCGAACCGCGACGCCGAAGGCACCGTGGTGGAAGCCAAGCTCGATCGCGGCCGGGGCCCGGTGGCCACCGTCCTGGTCCAGCGCGGCACGCTCAAGGTCGGCGACATCGTGGTGGCCGGCGCCGAATGGGGCCGCGTGCGCGCCCTCATCTCGGACACCGGCGCCAATGTGGACGCGGCCGGCCCCTCCTTCCCGGTGGAGGTTCTGGGCTTCAACGGCACGCCGGAGGCGGGCGACCGCCTCGCCGTGGTGGAGAACGAGGCCCGCGCCCGCGAGATCACCGACTACCGCCAGCGCCAGAAGCGCGAGAAGGCGGCGGCCCGGTCCGCCACCATCCGCGGCTCGCTCGAGCAGATGATGAGCCAGGTGAAGGCCACGGGGCGGAAGGAATTCCCCCTCATCATCAAAGGCGACGTGTCCGGCTCGGTGGAAGCCATCATCGGCTCGCTGGAAAAGCTCGGCAACGACGAGGTGCAGGCCCGCATCATCCATTCCGGCGCGGGCGGCATCAACGAGAGCGACGTGACGCTGGCGGAGACCTCCGGCGCCGCGATCATCGCCTTCAATGTGCGCGCCAACAAGGAAGCGCGCGACGCGGCCGAGCGGGCGGGCATCGAGATCCGCTACTACAACATCATCTACGACCTCGTGGATGACGTGAAGAAGGCCATGAGCGGCCTGCTCGCGCCCATCAACCGCGAGACCATGCTGGGCAACGCCCTCATCAAGGAGATCTTCGCGGTCTCCAAGGTGGGCAAGGTGGCCGGCTGCCAGGTCACCGACGGCATCGTGGAACGCGGCCAGCATGTCCGCCTCATCCGCGACAACGTGGTGATCCACGAAGGCAAGCTCGCCACGCTCAACCGCTTCAAGGATGCGGTGAACGTGGTGCATGCGGGCCAGGATTGCGGCATGTCGTTCGAGAACTACCAGGACATGCGCGCCGGCGACGTGATCGAGTGCTATCGCGTCGAGGTGATCCAGCGCTCGCTGTGA
- the rbfA gene encoding 30S ribosome-binding factor RbfA — MRPDTRTGGGPSQRMLRVGELVRHALADVLQRGNVTDPVLSAHIITVPEVRMSPDLKIATCYVMPLGGKDITPVIKALAANARFLRTEVARRMELKSVPELRFREDTSFDEGARMDALLRSPVVARDLDGAPLDTPDTDKETDAE; from the coding sequence ATGAGACCTGACACCCGCACGGGAGGCGGCCCCTCCCAGCGCATGCTGCGCGTCGGCGAGCTGGTGCGCCATGCCCTCGCCGACGTGCTCCAGCGCGGCAACGTGACCGATCCGGTGCTTTCCGCGCACATCATCACCGTGCCCGAGGTGCGCATGTCGCCGGACCTCAAGATCGCCACCTGCTACGTCATGCCCCTCGGCGGCAAGGACATCACCCCGGTGATCAAGGCGCTGGCCGCCAACGCCCGCTTCCTGCGCACCGAAGTGGCCCGGCGGATGGAGCTGAAATCCGTGCCCGAGCTGCGCTTCCGCGAGGATACCTCGTTCGACGAGGGCGCCCGCATGGACGCGCTGCTGCGCTCGCCCGTGGTGGCCCGCGACCTTGATGGCGCGCCCTTGGATACCCCCGACACCGACAAAGAGACCGACGCCGAATGA
- the truB gene encoding tRNA pseudouridine(55) synthase TruB, with protein MTAHRAAAEIVAEAAVEVLPQAIDAQTVTGQPVAEPVPVPVDIAGDAAPEAAGPGRQPRLTREQDNRPRAPKRDLDGWVLLDKPVGITSTQAVSVVKRIFGAKKAGHAGTLDPLASGCLPIAFGEATKTVPYVMDGRKTYRFTVRFGVETDTDDAEGKAVATSDLRPSDAEILDALPAFRGEVMQVPPAYSALKIGGERAYDLAREGEEVVLEARPVSIFRIDLVERPDADHAVLEAECGKGTYVRAIARDLGRMLGARGHVCALRRASVGPFLEERLVPLDELRERAEAGEEALMDALDPVAVALEEIPQLSVTPPDAHRLRCGQSVILRGRDAPIMEGHAAIRCQGALIAIGDVEGGEIFPHRVFNWAKREAKAPRRSGQ; from the coding sequence ATGACCGCCCACCGAGCCGCCGCCGAAATCGTCGCCGAAGCCGCCGTCGAAGTCCTGCCCCAGGCGATCGACGCGCAGACCGTCACCGGCCAGCCGGTCGCCGAGCCTGTGCCCGTGCCCGTGGACATCGCCGGGGATGCGGCCCCCGAGGCTGCCGGCCCCGGGCGCCAGCCCCGCCTCACCCGCGAGCAGGACAATCGCCCGCGCGCGCCCAAGCGCGACCTCGACGGCTGGGTGCTGCTCGACAAGCCGGTGGGCATCACCTCCACCCAGGCGGTGAGCGTGGTGAAGCGCATCTTCGGGGCCAAGAAGGCCGGCCACGCCGGCACGCTCGATCCCCTCGCCTCCGGCTGCCTGCCCATCGCCTTCGGCGAGGCGACGAAGACCGTCCCCTACGTGATGGACGGGCGCAAGACCTACCGCTTCACCGTGCGCTTCGGCGTCGAGACCGACACCGACGACGCCGAGGGCAAGGCGGTGGCCACCTCCGACCTGCGCCCGTCGGACGCGGAGATCCTCGACGCCCTCCCCGCCTTCCGCGGCGAGGTCATGCAGGTGCCGCCGGCCTATTCGGCGCTGAAGATCGGCGGCGAGCGCGCCTACGACCTCGCCCGCGAGGGCGAGGAGGTGGTGCTGGAGGCCCGCCCCGTCAGCATCTTCCGCATCGACCTGGTGGAGCGGCCCGACGCCGACCATGCGGTGCTGGAGGCCGAATGCGGCAAGGGCACCTATGTGCGCGCCATCGCCCGCGACCTCGGCCGCATGCTGGGCGCGCGCGGCCACGTCTGCGCCCTGCGCCGCGCCTCGGTCGGCCCCTTCCTCGAGGAGCGCCTCGTGCCCCTCGACGAGCTGCGCGAGCGCGCCGAGGCCGGCGAGGAGGCGCTCATGGACGCCCTCGACCCGGTGGCAGTGGCGCTGGAAGAGATCCCGCAGCTCTCCGTCACCCCGCCCGACGCCCACCGCCTGCGCTGCGGCCAGAGCGTGATCCTGCGCGGGCGCGACGCGCCCATCATGGAGGGCCATGCGGCCATCCGCTGCCAGGGCGCGCTCATCGCCATCGGCGACGTGGAGGGGGGCGAGATCTTCCCGCATCGCGTGTTCAACTGGGCAAAGCGCGAGGCGAAGGCGCCCCGCAGAAGCGGGCAATGA
- the rpsO gene encoding 30S ribosomal protein S15 — protein MSITAERKQALIKDYGAKDGDTGSPEVQVAILTERIVNLTDHFKSHHKDNHSRRGLLKLVSQRRSLLDYLKKKDEGRYKSLIERLGIRR, from the coding sequence ATGTCGATCACGGCAGAGCGCAAGCAGGCGCTCATCAAGGATTATGGCGCGAAGGACGGCGACACGGGTTCGCCGGAAGTGCAGGTGGCGATCCTCACCGAGCGGATCGTGAACCTCACCGATCACTTCAAGTCCCATCACAAGGACAACCATTCGCGCCGCGGGCTGCTGAAGCTCGTCTCGCAGCGCCGCAGCCTTCTCGACTACCTGAAGAAGAAGGACGAGGGGCGCTACAAGTCCCTCATCGAGCGTCTCGGCATCCGCCGCTGA